One window from the genome of Desulforamulus ruminis DSM 2154 encodes:
- the proC gene encoding pyrroline-5-carboxylate reductase yields MLAGKSFFFIGAGNICESMVRGLLSTGIVRPGEIWVSNRNNEARLNYLRSYYGIVPVTDKCQAASQSDVIIFAMKPQDVFTALEEVRGCISNNQLVISVLAGISTPIIEEGLNAEVAVVRAMPNTSCAVLESATGLSAGKYTSPEQLALAGEIFRMVGEVVVFDEPLLDAVTGLSGSGPAYIYYLVEAMEKAGEAAGIPRETARPLVLKTLLGAAKMLMETGEKPEVLRRQVTSPNGTTMAGIQQLDQGHFQDTILKAVLRATSRSQELGQAMQNY; encoded by the coding sequence ATGCTGGCAGGAAAAAGTTTCTTTTTTATCGGAGCAGGAAATATTTGTGAGTCCATGGTTCGGGGCTTGCTGTCTACGGGAATTGTCCGTCCGGGGGAAATATGGGTATCCAATCGAAATAATGAAGCACGGTTAAACTACCTGCGCAGTTATTACGGAATTGTTCCGGTAACCGATAAGTGTCAGGCTGCCAGCCAATCCGATGTCATTATTTTTGCCATGAAGCCCCAGGATGTTTTTACGGCACTGGAGGAAGTCAGAGGGTGCATCTCCAACAACCAACTGGTCATTTCTGTGCTGGCCGGCATTTCAACCCCCATCATTGAAGAGGGTTTAAATGCTGAAGTGGCCGTGGTCCGGGCCATGCCCAACACTTCCTGTGCAGTGCTGGAGTCCGCCACCGGCCTTAGCGCCGGAAAATATACCTCTCCGGAACAACTGGCCCTGGCCGGGGAAATTTTCCGCATGGTGGGAGAAGTGGTGGTTTTCGACGAACCCCTGCTGGATGCCGTAACGGGCTTATCCGGCAGCGGGCCGGCCTACATCTACTATCTGGTGGAGGCCATGGAAAAGGCCGGGGAAGCCGCCGGAATACCCAGAGAAACGGCCCGCCCCCTGGTATTAAAAACACTTTTGGGCGCCGCCAAAATGCTGATGGAAACCGGTGAAAAACCGGAAGTTCTTAGACGGCAGGTAACCTCCCCCAACGGCACCACCATGGCGGGCATTCAGCAACTGGACCAGGGACATTTTCAAGATACCATTTTAAAGGCCGTTCTCCGGGCCACCAGCCGTTCCCAGGAGCTGGGCCAGGCCATGCAGAATTACTAA
- a CDS encoding methyl-accepting chemotaxis protein, translating into MTRVGIVGGGRGGLAMLRLLSSLSEVSVVGIADVNSDAPGLVAARELGIQTFLDFTQLLKVPNLDVVVDVTGNASVNAAIMSNKAENTHLADAMISKLMYTIARSQEETAQELRAQAQQLAGMAEELNTTVQSVPEAIDTVTKILGSHSHKLNEAVSQAEKHIKDTDEVIDFIKKVADQTKLLGLNAAIEAARAGDHGRGFGVVANEVRKLAEDSVVSAKKISTILSNIEASMHTIITGIEETAGIAEMQTNTTEQVGMAVEQLGKMADEMKEFAGKLAEFAS; encoded by the coding sequence TTGACAAGGGTAGGAATTGTAGGGGGTGGTCGTGGCGGTCTAGCCATGCTGCGCCTGTTATCATCACTCTCTGAAGTATCCGTTGTGGGTATTGCCGATGTTAACTCGGATGCTCCCGGGTTGGTGGCGGCTAGAGAGTTAGGCATCCAAACTTTCCTGGATTTTACCCAGTTATTAAAAGTACCCAATCTGGATGTTGTGGTGGACGTTACAGGGAATGCCTCCGTTAATGCTGCCATTATGAGTAATAAAGCAGAAAATACACACCTAGCCGATGCCATGATATCCAAATTAATGTACACCATTGCCCGCAGTCAGGAAGAAACCGCCCAGGAATTGCGGGCACAGGCCCAGCAATTGGCTGGTATGGCGGAGGAGTTAAATACAACCGTTCAAAGTGTTCCCGAAGCCATCGACACCGTTACAAAAATTCTTGGCTCTCACAGTCACAAGTTAAATGAAGCTGTAAGCCAGGCAGAAAAACATATTAAGGATACCGATGAAGTCATTGATTTTATTAAAAAGGTTGCCGACCAAACCAAGCTCCTGGGTCTCAACGCAGCCATTGAGGCAGCCAGGGCAGGGGATCATGGCCGGGGCTTCGGAGTGGTGGCCAATGAGGTTCGTAAATTGGCCGAAGACAGTGTTGTTTCCGCCAAAAAAATCAGCACCATCTTGTCCAACATCGAGGCATCCATGCATACCATCATTACCGGTATTGAGGAAACGGCCGGCATTGCTGAAATGCAGACCAACACCACCGAACAGGTGGGTATGGCGGTTGAACAATTAGGGAAAATGGCCGATGAAATGAAAGAATTTGCCGGCAAGCTTGCCGAATTTGCCAGTTAA
- a CDS encoding potassium channel family protein produces the protein MNQMEFLHNFIILFVLLATLLLLAQTLVPVLKTPDKQPFGLVGLWQFFGKLRNMLCYCLISIARMPLFLLFFLLVYGIVLSFYYWQRQTELSLAVTLGLSILTTVLSLAGLALMLAPVIFITQRILFDYIIESQIFRIAIYSVFVPFIYIFVIQDLTPGPLVEGIMLAGMALNFYQIFRGIILCLRSPGIATIHRWGDRFAPISLIVSWLLIIIFNLYTLILLVSNTDPYAFVNNSGPVTEPLKLLYFTIITFTSVGYGDIIPRGSLAVLITLVVAVTGFLYSALFVGSILAAFTAGRRE, from the coding sequence ATGAACCAAATGGAATTTTTGCACAATTTTATTATATTGTTTGTCCTGCTGGCCACCTTGCTGCTGCTGGCTCAGACGCTGGTGCCGGTATTAAAAACACCGGATAAGCAGCCTTTTGGCCTGGTGGGATTATGGCAATTCTTCGGCAAACTGAGAAACATGCTTTGCTATTGTCTGATCTCCATTGCCCGAATGCCGCTGTTCCTGCTGTTTTTCTTGCTGGTTTACGGTATTGTCCTTTCCTTTTACTATTGGCAGCGCCAGACTGAATTAAGTCTGGCAGTGACTTTGGGTCTCAGCATTTTAACCACGGTGCTGTCTTTAGCCGGACTGGCCTTAATGCTGGCGCCGGTAATTTTTATCACCCAAAGAATTTTATTTGATTACATCATTGAATCGCAGATTTTTAGAATTGCCATTTATTCCGTTTTTGTACCCTTCATTTATATTTTTGTCATCCAGGATTTGACGCCTGGCCCCCTGGTAGAAGGAATTATGCTGGCCGGCATGGCTTTAAACTTTTATCAAATTTTCAGGGGCATCATTCTTTGTTTGAGATCTCCCGGCATCGCCACCATCCATCGCTGGGGCGACCGGTTTGCCCCCATTTCACTCATTGTATCCTGGCTGCTGATCATCATCTTTAATTTATATACCTTGATTCTCCTGGTTTCCAATACCGATCCCTATGCCTTTGTGAACAATTCCGGACCGGTGACGGAACCTTTAAAGCTGTTGTATTTTACCATTATCACCTTTACCAGCGTTGGTTACGGCGATATTATTCCCAGGGGAAGCTTGGCAGTTTTAATCACCCTGGTTGTGGCTGTTACAGGCTTTTTGTATTCCGCCCTTTTTGTAGGAAGCATACTGGCGGCTTTTACAGCCGGCAGAAGGGAATAG
- a CDS encoding universal stress protein, which yields MKILVPYDGSDASQNALDFAYKMAKRDSSVEVTIISVACTDFVYFSRDFMTNPIAIMESCREFLRSHLEKAEERFSNAGIPVNTILEAGDAAEIIINTVKNQGIDHIVMGRRGLSALRGFLLGSISSKVLANVKVPVTLLSR from the coding sequence ATGAAAATCCTAGTTCCTTACGATGGTTCGGATGCTTCTCAAAATGCTCTGGATTTTGCTTATAAAATGGCCAAGAGAGACAGTTCCGTTGAAGTAACCATTATTTCCGTGGCCTGTACGGATTTTGTTTACTTTTCCAGAGACTTTATGACCAACCCCATTGCCATTATGGAATCCTGCAGGGAATTCTTAAGATCCCACCTGGAAAAGGCCGAAGAGCGGTTCAGCAACGCCGGCATTCCGGTAAACACCATTTTAGAAGCCGGAGACGCGGCAGAAATCATTATTAACACGGTTAAGAACCAAGGGATTGATCATATTGTCATGGGTCGCCGGGGACTTTCGGCCTTACGAGGATTTTTACTGGGCAGCATCAGTTCCAAAGTTCTGGCCAATGTAAAAGTCCCCGTCACTCTATTAAGCCGTTAG
- a CDS encoding methyl-accepting chemotaxis protein, producing MIPNGKKDKLFTIRTKLLTGFAVILIITTAAGFGILAMLNQMNHSYNQLIESEVQVMNQTHAALVRFEQAALDLRGYMLNGDPNYVLRYQDGIKGVEGSINGLGQSIQSAEGKNYYNTLINSFQEFKVYADGAIKIKQESLAAEDSSNQKVEDYLNQGKGSVERVVQSGNAIVLFMEDQLNKGKVRNNQTASQVKQFTLIGILLSIAGGLIVAIYIVNIICRPVKALTKQAAQIAEGNLSSEKIMVHSRDELMVLAKAFNKMTDHLRNILMELKSKSAKVAAVAQQLTSTIQQTSSGIAASASSMHQMASMVQQVADNTQNVSQVADTTARHAKEGQSAVDNIRGQMNNISDSTQMVGQAIHNLNETAVQVFQIIDLITEIAEQTNLLALNAAIEAARAGEQGRGFAVVADEVRNLAERSARAAGEIKSLISSVQEESDRAVHAMDKGAQEVEIGNQVVLQVGSALGQIIASVQYLDEQIREVAVGSEQMSGGVSGTVATIQEQTAIMQEISSMAEDFASMAAELEKMSGAFQLEEYPEASKEEIIEDFQPQMVEEKPEPCTEEIEPQTKAEQTEALKTEESR from the coding sequence ATGATTCCAAATGGCAAAAAAGATAAATTATTTACCATTCGGACCAAGCTATTGACCGGTTTTGCCGTTATCTTGATTATAACCACAGCGGCAGGCTTTGGTATTCTTGCCATGTTAAATCAGATGAATCATTCATATAATCAATTAATTGAATCGGAAGTCCAGGTGATGAATCAAACCCATGCCGCCTTAGTGCGGTTTGAACAGGCTGCTTTGGACCTGCGGGGATATATGCTCAATGGAGACCCGAATTATGTGCTGAGATACCAGGACGGCATTAAGGGTGTGGAAGGATCCATCAACGGACTGGGTCAATCCATTCAATCCGCCGAGGGAAAAAATTATTACAATACCCTAATCAATTCTTTTCAGGAATTTAAGGTGTATGCCGACGGGGCCATTAAAATAAAACAGGAAAGCTTAGCGGCGGAGGACTCCTCCAATCAGAAAGTGGAGGATTATCTTAACCAGGGAAAAGGTTCTGTTGAACGGGTTGTTCAGTCAGGCAACGCCATTGTTTTGTTCATGGAAGATCAATTAAATAAAGGAAAGGTAAGAAATAACCAAACAGCCTCCCAGGTGAAGCAGTTTACTTTGATTGGCATCTTGCTATCCATTGCCGGCGGTCTAATCGTAGCCATTTATATTGTCAATATAATCTGCCGCCCGGTAAAGGCGCTGACCAAGCAGGCCGCTCAAATTGCCGAGGGGAACCTGTCTTCCGAGAAAATCATGGTTCACAGCCGGGATGAATTAATGGTCTTGGCCAAAGCCTTTAATAAAATGACGGATCATCTTAGAAACATTCTAATGGAATTAAAGAGTAAGTCTGCCAAGGTAGCGGCGGTAGCCCAGCAGCTTACCTCAACCATTCAGCAGACCTCTTCCGGAATCGCCGCTTCAGCTTCTTCCATGCACCAGATGGCCAGTATGGTTCAACAGGTGGCGGACAACACCCAGAATGTTTCTCAGGTGGCGGATACAACCGCCCGGCATGCCAAAGAAGGACAGTCCGCTGTAGATAATATTCGAGGTCAGATGAACAACATTTCAGATTCCACCCAAATGGTGGGACAGGCCATTCATAACCTGAATGAAACCGCCGTACAGGTTTTTCAAATCATCGACCTGATTACTGAAATTGCTGAACAAACCAATCTGCTGGCGCTGAATGCCGCCATTGAAGCCGCCAGAGCCGGAGAGCAGGGCCGGGGTTTTGCGGTGGTGGCGGATGAAGTAAGAAATTTGGCCGAACGCTCCGCCAGGGCCGCCGGTGAGATTAAGAGCTTGATTTCCTCCGTCCAGGAAGAGTCCGACCGGGCTGTCCATGCCATGGACAAAGGAGCGCAAGAAGTGGAAATCGGCAATCAGGTTGTATTGCAGGTGGGAAGCGCCCTGGGTCAGATTATTGCATCGGTGCAGTACTTGGATGAACAAATCCGCGAAGTGGCGGTGGGATCGGAGCAGATGTCCGGCGGAGTATCCGGGACGGTTGCCACCATCCAAGAGCAAACCGCCATTATGCAGGAGATTTCCTCCATGGCCGAGGACTTTGCATCCATGGCGGCAGAACTGGAGAAAATGTCCGGCGCTTTTCAACTGGAAGAGTACCCGGAAGCAAGTAAGGAAGAAATCATAGAAGATTTTCAGCCCCAAATGGTAGAGGAAAAACCGGAACCCTGTACAGAAGAAATAGAACCCCAAACAAAGGCAGAGCAGACGGAAGCACTAAAAACAGAAGAGAGCCGTTAG
- the bshC gene encoding bacillithiol biosynthesis cysteine-adding enzyme BshC yields MRVEEIEGLYPPALARSYLQGEPGVIRLFQYDPRRQEAFRDHLEYLLTQRQEPLDLPAECLKEYNLSLGCGSQTTANIELIEKNRAVAVVTGQQPGFLTGPLYTIYKAMGTIVLARKLTRELGHPVVPVFWIGADDHDFAEVNHIYLPTSQGPQRVGLEEKPGVRFSLGHLPVPEEAGRLLDQIKELTPPMGWQQEGIELLRKTARNSLNVADWFGRLMTFLFKDYGLVMVNPLLKPLRQRSAGLFYQAVMSAPRADQLLDSACREIRSLGFSPQVQSEGNKAHLFLYIQGQRQTLFADKQTFYNREKRTTWEREQLAEQALTQPDSFSPDVVLRPVLQNKLFPVLAYVAGPGEMGYFAQFKRIFELFNERMPVIYPRPNVTLVEPLIHKLMQKYHVPLEQIPRGLEDFIAVYLEQSDEVGIAALFNEFNEMLKKHHKGLVKKVAIINPVIQGLGQDCLRRMTGNLRAFEAKVNQHHRRNHEAALRQLAKINHMLHPLGQWQERVYNVFPYLMKYGPDCIGEMISLMDVENWQQKILFFD; encoded by the coding sequence TTGCGCGTTGAAGAAATTGAGGGTCTTTATCCCCCGGCCCTGGCCCGGTCTTATTTGCAAGGGGAACCCGGCGTCATAAGGCTTTTTCAATATGATCCCAGGCGGCAGGAAGCTTTTCGGGACCACCTTGAATACCTGCTTACCCAACGGCAAGAACCGCTGGATTTACCCGCAGAATGTTTAAAAGAGTACAACCTCTCCCTTGGCTGCGGTTCTCAAACTACGGCAAACATTGAGCTTATAGAAAAGAACAGGGCGGTAGCGGTTGTTACCGGGCAGCAGCCGGGTTTTCTTACCGGGCCTTTGTATACCATTTATAAGGCTATGGGGACCATTGTGCTGGCCCGTAAACTAACCCGGGAACTGGGGCATCCGGTGGTTCCGGTTTTTTGGATTGGCGCCGACGATCACGACTTTGCAGAAGTTAATCATATTTATCTCCCCACCTCCCAAGGTCCCCAGAGGGTGGGGCTGGAGGAGAAACCCGGCGTCAGATTCTCCCTTGGACATCTTCCGGTACCGGAGGAAGCGGGCAGGCTGTTGGATCAAATCAAGGAACTAACGCCCCCCATGGGATGGCAGCAGGAAGGAATTGAACTGCTCCGTAAAACAGCCCGGAATTCCCTAAATGTTGCCGATTGGTTTGGGCGTTTAATGACCTTCTTATTTAAAGATTACGGGCTGGTGATGGTAAACCCCCTGCTCAAGCCTCTGCGTCAAAGATCCGCAGGTCTGTTTTATCAGGCCGTTATGTCCGCACCCCGGGCGGATCAGTTGCTGGACTCGGCCTGCCGGGAAATCCGCAGCCTTGGTTTTTCTCCCCAGGTGCAAAGTGAGGGAAACAAGGCCCATTTATTCCTTTATATCCAGGGACAAAGGCAGACCTTGTTTGCAGATAAACAGACTTTTTATAACCGGGAAAAACGGACAACCTGGGAGCGGGAGCAGTTGGCTGAACAAGCCTTGACCCAGCCGGATTCTTTCAGTCCGGATGTTGTCCTGCGACCGGTGCTGCAAAATAAGCTGTTTCCTGTCCTGGCTTATGTGGCGGGGCCTGGAGAAATGGGTTATTTTGCGCAGTTTAAAAGGATCTTTGAACTTTTTAACGAGAGGATGCCGGTGATCTACCCTCGTCCCAATGTGACCCTGGTGGAACCGCTGATCCATAAGTTAATGCAAAAATATCACGTTCCTCTGGAGCAGATTCCCCGGGGGCTGGAGGATTTTATCGCAGTCTACCTGGAGCAGTCCGATGAGGTGGGAATCGCCGCCCTGTTTAATGAATTTAATGAAATGTTGAAAAAACACCATAAAGGACTTGTGAAAAAGGTAGCGATAATTAATCCGGTCATTCAAGGCTTGGGTCAAGACTGCCTGCGGCGCATGACGGGGAACCTCAGGGCCTTTGAAGCGAAGGTAAACCAGCATCATCGCAGGAATCATGAAGCGGCTCTCCGGCAATTGGCCAAAATAAACCACATGCTTCACCCCCTGGGACAATGGCAGGAGAGAGTTTATAATGTTTTTCCCTATTTGATGAAATATGGCCCGGATTGCATAGGGGAGATGATTTCTTTAATGGATGTGGAGAATTGGCAACAAAAAATTTTATTTTTTGATTGA
- a CDS encoding GNAT family N-acetyltransferase: MITVMKVRGEKHFNSFIQLPRKMYRQDPFWTPVSDASQRQIFNVQANPVLRHLDCELYLALDEQQQPVGRIAAITDDLLQDQKVGLFGCFETIDDIEVARALLNAATESLAARGKREMQGPATINTNQQVGLLVDGFESPPMFLMPYNPPYYGPLLEELGCSKKLDLFSYVWQPEHTESNTKLGAVAKRAAKIPGIRLRPINLRDPWGEGGRVAEMHNRSMTNQWGFVPMNQEEGAAFLTGIRSFADPELLVFCEVDQKAIGVFIILPDLGPQLRAAKNSPGRRIGRPTSVRVGILAVVPEYRSRGVVALFIDHAIRVMNRKGYKQAELSLVMDSNFQMNSIITGSVGSKVNKVFRVYTKEIK, translated from the coding sequence TTGATAACGGTAATGAAAGTTAGAGGAGAAAAACATTTTAACTCTTTTATACAGCTTCCCCGGAAAATGTACCGGCAGGACCCTTTCTGGACACCGGTATCGGATGCCAGCCAGCGGCAGATATTTAACGTCCAGGCCAATCCTGTACTGAGGCACCTTGACTGCGAGCTCTATCTGGCATTGGATGAACAACAACAACCGGTGGGACGGATTGCCGCCATTACTGATGATCTTTTACAGGATCAAAAGGTCGGTTTATTTGGCTGCTTTGAGACCATTGACGATATTGAAGTGGCCCGGGCCTTGTTAAACGCGGCAACCGAAAGTCTGGCCGCCAGAGGAAAAAGGGAAATGCAAGGACCGGCAACCATCAATACAAACCAACAGGTGGGACTGCTGGTGGACGGTTTTGAGTCTCCCCCCATGTTTTTGATGCCCTATAATCCTCCTTATTACGGTCCCCTATTGGAGGAACTGGGATGTTCCAAAAAGCTGGATTTATTTTCTTACGTTTGGCAACCGGAGCATACCGAGTCCAATACCAAGCTCGGGGCAGTAGCCAAGAGGGCCGCCAAAATTCCCGGCATCCGGTTGCGCCCCATAAACCTCCGGGACCCCTGGGGTGAAGGCGGCAGAGTGGCGGAGATGCATAACCGCAGCATGACCAATCAGTGGGGATTTGTACCCATGAATCAGGAAGAGGGAGCCGCCTTTCTCACCGGTATTCGGTCCTTTGCTGATCCGGAGCTGTTAGTCTTTTGCGAAGTGGATCAGAAAGCCATTGGCGTCTTCATCATACTGCCCGATCTGGGTCCGCAACTGCGGGCTGCAAAAAATTCTCCAGGCAGGAGAATAGGCAGACCCACTTCTGTTCGTGTGGGCATTTTAGCGGTGGTACCCGAATACAGAAGTCGTGGTGTGGTGGCTTTATTCATTGACCACGCCATTCGTGTCATGAACCGGAAAGGCTATAAACAGGCGGAATTATCTCTGGTAATGGATTCAAACTTTCAGATGAACAGTATTATCACCGGTAGTGTAGGAAGTAAAGTAAATAAAGTTTTCCGGGTCTATACCAAGGAGATAAAATAG
- a CDS encoding heavy-metal-associated domain-containing protein, which yields MSEQVIFRVWEMDTDTQKLEVINAMEKYSGVLEVEADMETQLVKVLFEPSNILAGDLMDSVEAAGYQVSIIQR from the coding sequence TTGTCTGAGCAGGTAATCTTCCGAGTGTGGGAGATGGACACCGACACCCAGAAACTGGAGGTTATAAACGCCATGGAAAAGTATTCCGGTGTCTTGGAGGTGGAGGCAGATATGGAGACGCAGTTGGTAAAGGTTTTGTTTGAGCCCTCCAATATCCTGGCCGGAGATTTAATGGACAGTGTAGAAGCCGCCGGCTACCAGGTATCAATCATCCAAAGATAA
- a CDS encoding FmdB family zinc ribbon protein: protein MPIFEYVCKTCGKTFEKLQLAGREETVTCTACGQEKVEKKVSAPFLPASVGKPANEDRSACCAKAPGNSGCPTGSCGM from the coding sequence ATGCCCATTTTTGAATACGTCTGTAAAACCTGTGGTAAAACTTTTGAGAAATTACAACTGGCCGGGCGTGAAGAAACGGTAACCTGTACAGCCTGCGGTCAAGAAAAGGTGGAAAAAAAAGTCTCCGCCCCTTTCCTGCCTGCTTCCGTTGGCAAACCGGCCAATGAGGATCGCAGTGCCTGTTGTGCCAAGGCACCGGGTAATTCCGGGTGTCCCACCGGCAGTTGCGGTATGTAA
- the proB gene encoding glutamate 5-kinase yields the protein MEIHKRIVIKIGSSSLTNPSGQLDGGRMQQLAEAVIQLYQNNWQPVLVSSGAVAAGLGHLGWNRASLTMPERQAAAAVGQGLLMEKYNEFFLARGIRVGQVLLTKEDLADRRRYINARNTLNALLGNQVLPIVNENDTVAFAEIRFGDNDTLSALVAGLVEAELLIILTDIDGLYSSDPRKDPKAQLIPVVQQVDEKIARAAGGSGSPVGTGGMRTKLAAARIAARSGIRTVVTSGKNPEILVSIAAGKPRGTSFEPSVNCLKSRKQWIAFGSVPRGTVTVDGGAAKALLAGNKSLLAVGVMDVAGNFSAGNVVAVADANGVELARGISNLSAEDLRLIIKNPQRGLEVINRDWLVCERSFSGCPM from the coding sequence GTGGAAATTCATAAGCGGATTGTTATTAAAATTGGCAGCAGCAGTCTTACCAATCCTTCCGGTCAATTAGACGGGGGACGCATGCAGCAACTGGCCGAGGCCGTTATTCAACTTTATCAAAACAACTGGCAGCCGGTTCTGGTTTCTTCCGGGGCGGTGGCAGCCGGTTTGGGCCACCTGGGATGGAACCGGGCCAGCTTGACCATGCCTGAAAGGCAGGCGGCTGCGGCAGTAGGCCAGGGCCTTTTAATGGAAAAATACAATGAATTCTTTTTAGCCCGTGGAATCAGGGTGGGGCAAGTCCTCTTAACCAAAGAGGATTTGGCGGACCGCCGCCGTTATATTAACGCCCGCAACACGCTAAACGCTTTGCTGGGCAATCAGGTCTTACCCATTGTGAATGAGAACGATACCGTCGCTTTTGCGGAAATCCGCTTCGGCGACAACGATACCTTAAGCGCTCTGGTAGCCGGACTGGTGGAGGCCGAACTGCTGATTATCCTGACGGATATTGACGGTCTGTACAGCAGTGATCCCCGAAAAGACCCGAAGGCCCAATTGATTCCTGTGGTTCAGCAGGTGGATGAAAAAATTGCCCGGGCAGCCGGCGGCAGCGGCAGTCCGGTGGGCACCGGAGGAATGCGCACCAAGCTGGCGGCCGCGCGCATCGCCGCCAGGAGCGGCATCCGTACCGTGGTTACCAGTGGCAAAAACCCGGAAATTCTGGTATCCATTGCAGCGGGGAAACCCCGGGGCACTTCCTTTGAACCCTCTGTCAACTGCCTAAAAAGCCGGAAGCAATGGATTGCCTTTGGCAGTGTACCCCGGGGGACCGTCACGGTTGACGGCGGGGCTGCCAAAGCGCTGCTGGCCGGGAATAAAAGCTTGCTGGCAGTGGGCGTCATGGATGTAGCGGGAAATTTCAGTGCGGGGAATGTGGTGGCTGTGGCTGACGCCAACGGCGTCGAGCTGGCCAGGGGTATTTCCAATCTTTCTGCCGAAGACTTGCGCCTGATCATCAAAAACCCGCAAAGGGGCTTGGAAGTCATCAACCGGGACTGGTTGGTTTGTGAAAGGAGTTTTTCAGGATGTCCTATGTAA
- a CDS encoding glutamate-5-semialdehyde dehydrogenase, with translation MSYVKELALKAKEAAKTLSLLSSEEKNQGLLGIARQLLMDAEDILRANEMDLTKGEQEGMQPSLLDRLALTPARIGDMVEGIRQVMDLDDPVGRVMESRVLPNGLAIDKVRVPMGVLGMIYEARPNVTVDACALGLKAGSSVLLRGGSSALNSNRALVQTIKKGLSGTPIPEEAVQFVDTDERGAVDEMLRLNGFLDLIIPRGGAGLIRRVVETATVPVIETGVGNCHLYVDQDARGTMALDILLNAKCQRYGVCNAAETLLVHRAIAPSWLPGAIKELADRGVEVRGCPATVQLVPGIKPAEESDWATEFLAPILAVKVVEDLNEAILHIQKYGTGHSESIITDNVGAAEEFLKRVDAAAVYHNASTRFTDGFQFGFGAEIGISTQKLHARGPMGLAELTSYKYVIRGTGQIRL, from the coding sequence ATGTCCTATGTAAAAGAGCTTGCCCTTAAGGCCAAAGAAGCCGCCAAAACCCTCTCCCTGTTAAGCAGCGAAGAAAAAAACCAAGGTCTGCTGGGTATTGCCCGGCAGTTGCTGATGGATGCGGAAGACATTTTAAGGGCCAACGAAATGGACCTGACCAAAGGAGAACAAGAGGGGATGCAGCCTTCCCTGCTGGATCGCCTGGCTCTTACTCCAGCCCGCATCGGCGATATGGTGGAAGGGATTCGGCAAGTGATGGATCTGGATGACCCGGTGGGCAGAGTGATGGAATCTCGGGTTTTACCCAACGGTTTAGCCATCGACAAAGTCCGGGTGCCTATGGGTGTGCTGGGTATGATTTATGAGGCCCGGCCCAATGTAACGGTGGATGCCTGTGCCCTGGGTCTGAAGGCCGGCAGTTCCGTACTGTTAAGGGGCGGCTCCAGCGCCCTTAACAGCAACCGGGCCTTAGTTCAAACCATTAAAAAAGGCTTATCCGGGACGCCCATCCCGGAAGAAGCGGTGCAGTTTGTAGATACCGACGAGCGGGGAGCAGTGGATGAAATGCTTCGGCTCAACGGCTTTTTGGATCTGATCATACCCCGAGGCGGCGCCGGCCTAATCCGCAGAGTGGTGGAAACAGCCACAGTGCCTGTGATTGAAACCGGAGTGGGAAACTGTCATCTTTATGTGGATCAGGACGCCCGGGGAACCATGGCTCTGGATATTCTTTTAAACGCCAAATGCCAGCGTTACGGGGTTTGCAATGCGGCCGAAACCCTGCTGGTGCACCGGGCCATAGCTCCTTCCTGGCTGCCGGGAGCCATCAAGGAACTGGCTGACCGGGGAGTTGAAGTTCGCGGGTGTCCGGCAACGGTTCAGTTGGTTCCGGGAATAAAACCGGCTGAAGAAAGCGACTGGGCCACGGAATTTCTGGCCCCCATCCTGGCGGTCAAAGTGGTGGAAGACTTGAACGAAGCCATCCTGCATATACAAAAATATGGCACCGGACATTCGGAAAGCATCATTACCGATAATGTCGGTGCCGCAGAAGAATTTTTAAAGAGAGTGGATGCCGCCGCTGTCTATCACAATGCTTCCACCCGTTTTACCGACGGCTTTCAATTTGGTTTTGGCGCTGAGATCGGCATCAGTACCCAAAAACTTCACGCCCGAGGTCCCATGGGACTGGCGGAGTTGACCAGTTACAAATATGTCATCAGGGGAACAGGCCAAATTCGCCTGTAA